A single region of the Salmo salar chromosome ssa16, Ssal_v3.1, whole genome shotgun sequence genome encodes:
- the LOC106573380 gene encoding kelch domain-containing protein 10 isoform X2, translating to MSSVEDGECSRGLYQLNKFEKLSGRPPIRDSGHCAPPARSGHRCVADSANLYVFGGYNPDFEEAGGSENEDYPLFRELWRFHFATATWQQVHTEGYMPTELASMSAVLHGNNLLVFGGTGIPFGESNGNDVHVCNVHYKRWKLLNCRGKKPNRIYGQAMAIINGYLYVFGGTTGYVYSTDLHRLDLTTREWTHLKPNNPPTDLPEERYRHEVAHDGQRIYILGGGTSWTSYPLDKIHAYNLETNSWEEIITKPHEKIGYPAARRCHSCVQVRQEVFLCGGYNGELILADLWKINLQTFQWTKLPTVMPEPAYFHCAAVTPAGCMYVHGGVVNMSENRRTGSLYKVWLVVPSLLELTWERLLKAFPRLAQLSSLQLLSLGLTHTLIQRLK from the exons ATGTCCTCTGTTGAAGATGGTGAATGTAGTCGCGGCTTGTATCAACTCAACAAATTCGAGAAACTATCGGGGAGGCCTCCCATCAGAGACTCAG GTCACTGTGCCCCCCCAGCCCGCAGCGGGCACCGGTGTGTGGCCGACAGTGCCAACCTGTATGTGTTTGGAGGATACAACCCTGACTTTGAGGAGGCAGGTGGCTCGGAGAACGAGGACTACCCTCTTTTCAGGGAGCTGTGGAGGTTTCACTTCGCCACGGCTACCTGGCAACAGGTCCACACAGAGGGCTACATGCCCACCGAGCTGGCTTCCATGTCAG CTGTCTTACACGGAAACAATCTATTGGTGTTCGGGGGCACTGGGATTCCTTTTGGAGAAAGCAACGGGAACGACGTCCATGTCTGCAATGTTCACTACAAACGCTGGAAACTGCTCAACTGCCGAGGGAAGAAACCCAACCGAATCTACGGGCAG gcCATGGCCATCATTAATGGCTATCTGTATGTGTTTGGAGGGACGACAGGCTACGTTTACAGCACAGACCTACACAGGCTGGACCTGACTACCAGGGAGTGGACCCACCTCAAGCCCAACAACCCCCCTACAGACCTGCCAGAGGAAAG GTACAGACATGAGGTGGCCCATGATGGACAGAGAATATACATCCTAGGAGGCGGGACTTCCTGGACATCATATCCCCTAGACAAA ATACACGCCTACAACCTAGAGACTAACTCTTGGGAGGAGATTATCACGAAACCTCATGAAAAAATAG GGTATCCTGCAGCACGACGGTGTCACAGTTGTGTCCAGGTCAGGCAGG AGGTGTTTCTATGTGGGGGTTACAATGGGGAGCTGATCCTAGCTGACCTGTGGAAGATCAATCTGCAGACCTTCCAGTGGACCAAGCTACCCACCGTCATGCCTGAGCCTGCTTACTTCCACTGTGCTGCAGTCACACCG gcTGGCTGTATGTATGTGCATGGTGGAGTGGTGAACATGTCAGAGAACAGGAGGACTGGGTCTCTGTACAAGGTGTGGCTAGTGGTGCCCAGCCTGCTGGAGCTGACCTGGGAGAGGCTGCTCAAGGCCTTCCCTCGCCTGGCCCAGCTCTCCTCCCTGCAGCTACTCAGCCTGggcctcacacacaccctcatccAACGCCTCAAGTAG
- the LOC106573380 gene encoding kelch domain-containing protein 10 isoform X1: MSSVEDGECSRGLYQLNKFEKLSGRPPIRDSGSKKRVRWLQARRIFSPSCPNFRIPNRFLREGHCAPPARSGHRCVADSANLYVFGGYNPDFEEAGGSENEDYPLFRELWRFHFATATWQQVHTEGYMPTELASMSAVLHGNNLLVFGGTGIPFGESNGNDVHVCNVHYKRWKLLNCRGKKPNRIYGQAMAIINGYLYVFGGTTGYVYSTDLHRLDLTTREWTHLKPNNPPTDLPEERYRHEVAHDGQRIYILGGGTSWTSYPLDKIHAYNLETNSWEEIITKPHEKIGYPAARRCHSCVQVRQEVFLCGGYNGELILADLWKINLQTFQWTKLPTVMPEPAYFHCAAVTPAGCMYVHGGVVNMSENRRTGSLYKVWLVVPSLLELTWERLLKAFPRLAQLSSLQLLSLGLTHTLIQRLK, translated from the exons ATGTCCTCTGTTGAAGATGGTGAATGTAGTCGCGGCTTGTATCAACTCAACAAATTCGAGAAACTATCGGGGAGGCCTCCCATCAGAGACTCAG GCTCTAAGAAGAGAGTAAGATGGCTTCAGGCTCGGCGGATCTTCTCCCCTTCGTGCCCCAACTTCCGCATCCCTAATAGGTTTCTGAGAGAAG GTCACTGTGCCCCCCCAGCCCGCAGCGGGCACCGGTGTGTGGCCGACAGTGCCAACCTGTATGTGTTTGGAGGATACAACCCTGACTTTGAGGAGGCAGGTGGCTCGGAGAACGAGGACTACCCTCTTTTCAGGGAGCTGTGGAGGTTTCACTTCGCCACGGCTACCTGGCAACAGGTCCACACAGAGGGCTACATGCCCACCGAGCTGGCTTCCATGTCAG CTGTCTTACACGGAAACAATCTATTGGTGTTCGGGGGCACTGGGATTCCTTTTGGAGAAAGCAACGGGAACGACGTCCATGTCTGCAATGTTCACTACAAACGCTGGAAACTGCTCAACTGCCGAGGGAAGAAACCCAACCGAATCTACGGGCAG gcCATGGCCATCATTAATGGCTATCTGTATGTGTTTGGAGGGACGACAGGCTACGTTTACAGCACAGACCTACACAGGCTGGACCTGACTACCAGGGAGTGGACCCACCTCAAGCCCAACAACCCCCCTACAGACCTGCCAGAGGAAAG GTACAGACATGAGGTGGCCCATGATGGACAGAGAATATACATCCTAGGAGGCGGGACTTCCTGGACATCATATCCCCTAGACAAA ATACACGCCTACAACCTAGAGACTAACTCTTGGGAGGAGATTATCACGAAACCTCATGAAAAAATAG GGTATCCTGCAGCACGACGGTGTCACAGTTGTGTCCAGGTCAGGCAGG AGGTGTTTCTATGTGGGGGTTACAATGGGGAGCTGATCCTAGCTGACCTGTGGAAGATCAATCTGCAGACCTTCCAGTGGACCAAGCTACCCACCGTCATGCCTGAGCCTGCTTACTTCCACTGTGCTGCAGTCACACCG gcTGGCTGTATGTATGTGCATGGTGGAGTGGTGAACATGTCAGAGAACAGGAGGACTGGGTCTCTGTACAAGGTGTGGCTAGTGGTGCCCAGCCTGCTGGAGCTGACCTGGGAGAGGCTGCTCAAGGCCTTCCCTCGCCTGGCCCAGCTCTCCTCCCTGCAGCTACTCAGCCTGggcctcacacacaccctcatccAACGCCTCAAGTAG
- the cax2 gene encoding low affinity vacuolar monovalent cation/H(+) antiporter: MSTDTESRRRRPTIDSQDSPWDQDHRGGHLHGSMCDRLCVASLPSELRDACTPPLSPSLLSRPGVYTPKCPSTHTRLGAHASDDVWEDATNKTTIRAENEVEANKLANNYRFGFRKWKSHVTERPFEDRSDVVKELYSELNVIKPHTGHLITCGNVVYVLLFGWWVSLVYLLVSILMFITIIGVPYGKMCWKLSWYFLWPFGKSIQELGGGVGRCCGRFPHCEAIPEDVEDNEDASPILLPSPTEEPIPDLLHGPPQHKPYWHRVGTYVWLLLGYPLLAVVHSLACLISWLLVFTIPVAKMNARTLASILLMPPENLSVSTCSKRKPQGCETRALLCCYHAVNWYYYKYTVDGINVFAVNLLPLVIVSLVIGYVDKGNQFASSEVKFATAVGSIIPLSYYIGMGIASISAQSNFAVGAVVNATFGSITEMTFYITALLRGHRAGNACLQEIVKSALTGTLLGCILFIPGICMIIGGLRHREQRFNSRSAGVSSALLFISVGGVFAPTLFSKAYGNLVCDNCTNSTGGNTTSGSFVCRNCHYDLSENNYTLFHSHIQPLVYTVSFLLPVAYIIGLIFTLKTHSHIYDIHVGEGEVTGHHGAVVHWSRWRALAILIIATLLMSACADVTTEHIQPILSQPNISQYFIGVTVLAMVPEIPEIVNGIQFALQNNISLSLEVGSCIAVQVCMLQIPLLVLFNAFYDVGFVLIFCDLHLWASIFSVVLVNYIFMDGKSDYFQGTALVVVYLILLASYFFAPSPAGC; encoded by the exons ATGTCAACAGACACAGAGAGTCGACGGCGGAGACCAACCATCGACAGTCAAG ATTCTCCATGGGACCAAGATCACCGGGGAGGGCACCTCCACGGGTCAATGTGTGACCGGCTGTGTGTGGCCAGCCTGCCCTCAGAGCTGAGGGATGCCTGCACCCCCCcgctttccccctccctcctctccagacCAGGTGTCTACACGCCAAAATgtccgtccacacacacac GACTCGGCGCCCATGCCTCTGATGATGTATGGGAGGATGCCACCAACAAGACCACTATCAGAGCAGAGAACGAAGTGGAGGCCAACAAACTAGCCAACAACTACagg TTTGGATTTAGGAAGTGGAAGAGTCATGTGACGGAGCGTCCCTTTGAGGACAGGTCGGATGTGGTCAAGGAGCTCTATTCGGAGCTCAACGTCATCAAACCACACAcag GTCATCTGATCACCTGTGGAAATGTGGTGTATGTGCTGTTGTTTGGCTGGTGGGTGTCTCTGGTCTACCTCCTGGTCAGCATACTGATGTTCATCACCATCATTGGAGTACCATATG GGAAGATGTGCTGGAAGTTGTCTTGGTATTTCTTATGGCCATTTGGGAAGTCCATAcaggag TTGGGAGGAGGTGTAGGGAGGTGCTGTGGGAGGTTCCCCCACTGTGAGGCCATCCCAGAGGATGTGGAGGACAACGAGGACGCTTCTCCCATCCTCCTGCCATCACCCACTGAAGAGCCCATCCCAGACCTGCTACATGGGCCACCGCAGCACAAGCCCTACTGG CATCGTGTGGGCACGTATGTGTGGCTGCTGTTGGGTTATCCTTTGCTGGCTGTGGTTCACTCCCTGGCCTGCCTGATCTCCTGGCTGCTGGTGTTCACCATTCCCGTGGCCAAGATGAACGCCCGGACCCTGGCCTCCATCCTCCTCATGCCCCCTGAGAACCTCTCCGTCTCCACCTGCTCAAAGAGGAAg CCTCAGGGTTGTGAGACTCGAGCGCTGCTGTGCTGCTACCACGCGGTCAACTGGTATTACTACAAATACACTGTGGATGGGATCAATGTGTTCGCTGTCA ACCTCCTTCCCCTGGTGATAGTGTCCCTGGTGATTGGCTATGTAGATAAAGGAAACCAGTTTGCCAGCTCTGAGGTCAAGTTTGCCACAGCAGTCGGCTCCATCATTCCTCTGTCCTACTACATCGGCATGGGCATCGCCAG TATCTCTGCCCAGAGCAACTTTGCGGTGGGGGCAGTGGTGAATGCAACCTTTGGCTCCATCACAGAGATGACCTTCTATATCACAGCCCTGCTGAGGGGTCACCGCGCTGGTAATGCCTGTCTGCAGGAGATAGTTAAATCTGCCCTCACCGGCACCCTGCTGGGCTGCATCCTCTTCATCcct GGGATCTGTATGATCATAGGAGGGCTGAGACACAGGGAGCAGAGGTTTAACAGTCGTTCAGCTGGGGTCAGTTCTGCCTTGCTCTTCATCTCTGTGGGAG GTGTGTTTGCCCCCACGCTGTTCTCTAAGGCGTATGGGAACCTGGTGTGTGACAACTGCACCAATTCTACAGGGGGCAACACCACCAGCGGGTCCTTCGTCTGCCGCAACTGTCACTACGACCTG AGTGAGAACAACTACACCTTGTTCCACAGCCACATCCA gccactggtgtacacGGTCTCCTTCCTTCTGCCTGTTGCTTACATCATTGGTTTAATCTTCACACTGAAGACACACTCACACATCTACGACATTCACGTTGGCGAGGGAGAGG tgACCGGTCACCATGGTGCAGTTGTCCACTGGTCTCGGTGGAGAGCTCTGGCCATCCTCATCATAGCCACTCTACTGATGTCAGCCTGCGCTGATGTCACCACTGAACACATCCAGCCCATACTGAGTCAGCCCAATATCtcacag TACTTCATAGGAGTAACAGTGCTGGCCATGGTACCTGAGATCCCAGAGATTGTCAACGGGATCCAGTTTGCCCTTCAGAACAACATCAGTCTGAG CCTGGAGGTGGGCAGCTGCATCGCTGTACAGGTCTGCATGCTCCAGATCCCCCTGCTTGTTTTATTCAACGCCTTCTAC GATGTGGGCTTTGTGCTAATATTCTGTGACCTGCATCTGTGGGCCAGCATCTTCAGCGTGGTCCTCGTCAACTACATCTTCATGGATGGCAAATCGGACTACTTCCAAG GCACTGCTCTGGTGGTGGTCTACCTCATCCTCCTGGCATCGTACTTCTTCGCTCCATCGCCAGCTGGCTGCTGA